The sequence GAAGAACCCATCATCGGCCTGGCGACCGGTTCTACGGCAGGGAATGCGGTGGCAACGCCTGAGGCGGTTGCAGCAGCCGACCCGACTCTTGCCGTAGTTGCAGCCGCAGCAACTGCACAAGTAGCCGCAGCCTGCGTGGTATCGGCAATCATCTGTCCGTTTATTGTTTCCTTTGTATTTAAAAAGCTTAGACAGAATCAGTCGAATGCGGTTAAACATAATGACAGGGCTGAGGCGGCTGGATAAAAACGGTTTAAGAAACCAATAGCGAATACGATGCTCCCACGGAGGCAGACTAGAAAATAACATGTTTGCGCCCCGTGGGAGTATTCTTTTGCGTAAGAGAAAGGACATTGTGATCCGCCGGATTATTTGGTAAAATAGAGGGAGAAAGGACAACTGTGCGCTATGGAAAGAAAAAAACCAATGAAGCTGCAGACCATGCTGAGTTTATTCGTCATTGCAGTTGTTTTTGTTTCAATTGCCATCATTATTTCTTTTGTTGCTTCATGGATGACCAGGAGTATCGAAAAGGAAGCGAAGACCAATGTCATGAACGTGGCGGAGCTTGTTGCACATTCCAGCGAGGTGATCGGTGCGCTGGGAAAAAAGGATACTCTGGTAATTGCTTCTTATGTTGACATGCAGCTTAAGAATCTGGAGCTGGTGGATTATATTACAGTGGCGGATAACCAGGGAATCCGTTATTCCCATCCCAATCCTCAAATGATCGGAAAAGCGTTTGAGGGCGGAGATGAGTACCGTGTGGTGCGCCTGGGAGAGACTTATGTATCCGAAGCAACCGGAACTATGGGGAAATCCCTGCGTGCCTTTGCACCGATTTATGATGAGCACCATCAAGAGATCGGTTTTGTCTCTGTCGGTACGCTGATTGCGCGGATCGAAAAGGCGAAGCACGTGGCTGTTTTCTATATCATGTTAATCGGTTTTGGAGGGCTGTCGGCAGGAAGCGTGGGAGCCTTTCTTCTGGCGAAACATATCAAAAAGATGCTGCTGGGATTAGAGCCCGATGAGATCGCAAAGCTTTATCATGAGAAGATGGGAATACTGGATGCCATTCATGAAGGTCTGGTAGCCATTGACCAGGAAGGCCGGATCACATTGATGAACGATTCGGCGTTACAGATTCTTGGATTTAATAAAGATGAAATGAAGGATCAGGTAATTGGACGCGGTATTGAAGAGATAATCCCCAATACCCGTATGACAAATATATTAAGCACGAAACAGGCAGAATTTGATGATGAACAAAGGCTTCATGATACTTTGATTGTCACCAACCGGATTCCTATCATGAATCGGGGACAGGTGATCGGGGTCATAGCCAGCTTCCGGGACAAAACAGAGATAACCAAACTGGCGGAGGAGCTGACCGGAGTAAAAAAACTGGCCTGGTCTTTACGGGCACAGAATCATGAATTTATGAATAAGCTTCATACCATTGCCGGTCTCATACAGCTTGAGGAGTATGAAGAAGCCCTGCAGTTTATATCCGATGTTGCCAGGATAAGAACGGAAATGAGCCACATTCTCACGGATCATATCAAGGATTCAGCCGTGTCCGCTCTTCTTTTGTCCAAGTATAATAAAGCGGAGGAATGCAGAATTAAGTTAACCATAGATGAAAGCTCCAGACTGAACAAACTGCCCTGTGGCATGAATTCCCAGGATCTGGGTTCGGTCATCGGAAATCTGATCGAAAATTCACTGGATGAAGTGAAAAATGACGGGACTGGCAGGATCGATATCAAAATTGCTGAGGAGAAGCAGTTTCTTACGGTCCGGATCAAGGATAATGGAAAAGGAATCCCTCCAGAGCTTCACGAAAAGATATTTGAACAGGGCTTTTCTACCAAAGAGGGGCAGCGTGGATGCGGATTGTTCATTGTGAAAAAGATCATTGAGGAATACGGGGGATCAATTCACTTAACATCAGAAGAAGGAGCACAATGGGATATTACAATTCCTATGGAAAGGAGGGAAGAATTTGATTGGAGTCATGATTGTGGAAGATGATCCAATGGTTCTGGAAATCAACTCGAAGTTTTTAAGAAGAGTGGAAGGATTTATTCTATACAAAGGGGTATCAAATCTGGAGGAAGCAAAAAAGGCGATGCTTTCCAAAAAGCCGGATTTGATTCTGCTTGATGTGTATCTTCCCAATGAAAATGGAATGGATTTTTTAAAATGGATCCGAAGCCAGGAAATGAATGCAGATATCATTTTAATTACAGCAGATAAATCCATAGAACGAATCCAGGAGGCATTTCGGTATGGGGTGGTAGATTATCTGATTAAGCCTTTTCGCTTTGAGCGCTTTAAGGAAGCCTTACTGCAGTTTAAGGACCGGTATGACAGCTTTAAAAACAGCGAAATGATTGAGCAGAAGGATCTGGACCGGTACTTATCCGGCCAGATTGCTGCCCAGAGCGAAGCGGATTTTACCAAGGGCTTTAATAAGTACACCTATCATGCCATCTGGGAAAAAATTGAGCAGGGCAGAGAAGCGTATTATACAGCGGAAAATCTTGCAGAAATGCTGCAGATCGCAAGAGTCACGGTAAGAAGATATCTGGAGCTTATGGAAAAGGAAGAAAAGATATATAAATTAGTGGAATACGGAAAGGTTGGAAGACCGCAGCACAAATATAGAAAGATGTAATAATGTTCGGAGCAATCACAATTTGCCTGACAGGATTGTGTAAATGATATCAGGCAAATTGAGATTAAAATGATTTATAAGCTATTATTTAATATCTCTTTGGCAAGCATAGGATTGCCAAACCTTGTGAACCTAAATTCGGTAACGGTGTATCGCGGATCACCTCTGTCCGGATTAGTCTGCCATTCCGGTCAGTAAAGAAAACACTGATGGAGCCCTCATTTCCGTTGAGTACATACAAGTTATTGGAACAAATACCGCTGTCAATTGGTGCACCAGATCCATCATTCGTACTATAGGTAATATTTGTAACTCTAAGACGTCCGTTACGTTCAACTTCATACGTCGTTATTGTGTGGCCGCCAGCATTGGAAGTATAAGCAAATCGTCCGTTTTCAGATAGTGAGACCCAACAGGTAGCTGATTGAAAATTCAATACAGATGGACTAATGACTGAAAGTGTTCCGTCATGATTAATTTTGTAGGAAGATAATGCATTTATTCCAACTTCCGTAACCAGCAAGATATCATTTGTTAAGAATACAGAGCCAAAAGGTCCGGGACCGCTGGAGTTGCTGAGAATAGGGCCAGTGAGGGATCCATCTTGTTGAACGGTAAATACACTGATTAGGTTTGTGTTCTGCTCGGAAACAGCTATTTTTTTGCCGTTATAATTGATGACAATGCAGGTTGGCTTGGCATTTACTGAACTTAATGGTTTAGCAGAGCCAATGATTTCGGTAAGCATGCCGTTTTCGTCTATATGAAAACCGGTAACATTGGATGCAATACTGCTTCCATTGCCTGCATTTGCCACATAGAGAAGATTACGGTGAGTTGTCAGGCTTATTGGAAGGAAACCACCGGACGGCTTCACGTCTGCAAGAATCAAGGCTCCCGATCTGGTGATTTTGAAGCTGGAGATATTGTTGCTGCCAGCATTCACGACAAAAAGGAAATGTCCGTCATCGGATATTACAATTGATCCCTGTGAACCAAGAGGATCAACAATGGGGGTTCCTGTGCCTTGACCGCCTGTCTTGTAAGCCTTTATAAATGTAAAATCATCGTTGAATTTCTGACGAATCGCTATTATTTCATTTTCATCAGCGTTATTTGTCATAGAGTAAACGGCATATCCATGCCTGCAGTTTGTTATATCGTACATTTATTTATCACTCCTTATACGAAATATTATTAATAGGAATGTGCGTAATATGGTGTTTACGCTAATATTAATATATGCTATATTTATTTAAATGCGATTATAGACTGTCATAAGAAAGTATTTTGCTGTCAAACCTAGCATGTAATGAAACAGCATGTTGAATCTTTGCATATTGCTCACAGGATTGTTTTTTTATTATTAGAAAAAGGCAATGAGATGAATAATAAAATTAACATAAATATGTTCTATGTTGGTTTATTAAATGCGGAATATTATCTGTTTAAGGAGGATAATTTATGATTTATCTAGACTATAATGCCACGACCCCTATCGACAAAAAGGTATATCATGCCATGCTTCCCTATCTGGAGTCAGAGTTTGGAAACCCATCCAACGGTTATGAATTGGGACTGCTTGCGAAAGGTGCAGTTGAGAAGGCCAGGAAACAGGTCTCGGAATTGCTGGGTGCCAAAAGCAGCGAGATTTTATTCACAAGCTGCGGCAGTGAATCCAATAATGCCGTAATCAAGGGAGTCGCCTACACTTTTAGGAATAAGGGAAAGCATATTATTACTTCTTGCATCGAACATCCTTCCATCATGGAACCACTCTCGTTTTTAAAGAAAAACGGTTATAAAGTTACCTATCTTCCAGTAAACCGGCAAGGATCTGTGAATCCTCAGGATTTAAGAAATGCCATCTGTGAGGAAACGATTTTGGTTAGTATTATGCATTCCAATAATGAGGTTGGTACCTTGCAGCCAATCAGGGAGTTGGGGGGGATTTGCAGAGAACGAGATGTTTTGTTTCACACAGATGCATCTCAGTCCATTGGAAAGGTGGATATTAACGTTTCCCGGTTACCAGTGGATTTTCTGACTCTTGCCGGTCATAAACTCTATGCTCCAAAAGGAATTGGCGCATTGTTTATTCGTGATGGAGTTGAAATAGAATCATTTCTGCATGGCGCAAGCCAGGAGAATGGCAGGCGTGCCGGTACGGAAAATGTGCCTTATATTGTAGCTTTGGGAGAGGCAGCGGTACAGGCGAGGAACCATTTGGATCAAAATGATTTGATGCCGATAAGAGATTATTTTTATAATCAGCTAAAGGAAGTGTTCGGCAGTAATATTCACCTCAACGGTGACCCGGTTCATCGCTTGCCAAATACTCTTAATGTCAGCTTTGTGGGAGAAAATGGCGCCCAGATATTGGCGGCGCTGCCTGAACTGTGTGCCTCAACCGGCTCTGCCTGCCATTCTGGTTCAAAAACCATTTCTCCTGTTTTAGCTGCTATGGGTGTTGAAGAGGAAATTGCATTTGGTGCTGTACGCTTTAGTGTGGGCAGATATACCACTAAGCAAGAGATTGATTATGCAATGAAATTGTTAAAAGGATACGGGTTTTCCATTGCAGACTGCTGAAAAACTTCATTTATTCTGGACGGTAAGCTTGAAAACTGATATGATATTATCGGTTAGTCGTACCTAATTAAAAAAAGTAAAGGCGATGTCATATCATGAATAATAAGAATTTCACGGATTTTTTTGATCCGGAGGTGCAAAAGACAGCAAGTGAAGCAGGCTGTTCGATATACAGGATGCAAAACGAAACTGGAGAGGGTGTTATTACCCGGTATCAAATCTTACCTGGCATCGAACTGTTTTATAATGATTTTCATATGCGGGATGGGCAAAATAAGAATAAGCTTCCCCATCCAGATGTATTTGAGATCAATCACTGCAGGGAAGGCCGGTTTGAGTGCGTGTTCGGTAATGGTGATTGTCAATATGTGGGAGCCGGCGATCTTTCCATCAATCGGCTTACCAATGAAACCACATCGACCACGTTCCCGTTATCCCACTATCATGGGATTTCCATTACGATCGATTTGAATGAGGCAGCGGAAACAATGAAGCTGGTGGAACATGTACTGGGCGGGCTGCATATTGATTTACACCAGATAACAGAGCGCCTTTGCAGAAAAGATACTTGCTTTGTCCTGCGGGGGCATAGCAATATTGAACATATTTTCTCTGAGTTGTATAAGGTTACGCCCAAAATGGCAGCACGCTATTTAAAAGTGAAAGTATTAGAATTGTTCATGTTCTTAAATGATGTCCAGGTTGACGAATATCCGGAAGAACGGCGGTACTTTTCAAAAAATCAGGTTCAGGTGATCAAGAAAATGCAGAAATACATGACTTCTGACTTACAAATCCATCATACCCTGCAGGAGCTGTCAAAAAAATTCGATATTCCTCTTACATCGATGAAAGTGTGTTTTAAGGGAATTTACGGCTGTTCTATTTATTCTTATATGAAATCTTACCGTATGCAGGCAGCCAAAATTTTACTGAGGGATACAACGGCAAGCATAACAGAGATCGCCATGAAAATGGGATATGATAACCCAAGTAAGTTTTCTGAGGTTTTTAAAAAGGAATTTGGGGAACTGCCGTCCGAATTCAGAAAGACGTTGTCCAAATAGAGGGGATTTGGTCTTTTTGGAGTGGTGCAAAAAAATAGAATACGATATACTGCCAACTGTGTGGGCAGATGATTTGAGGGCGCTGCAAGGCGCTCTTTTTTCAGGGCTTTAGTTAGCCAAGCCTAACTAAAACAAAGGAGTGGACGTGCATGAAACAGGATATGAGAAAATACATCCTGGGAAAATTGATTGAGCTAATAATTACTTTGCTGTTTGTAACACTGCTATCGTTTCTCCTTATGCGGCTGTCTGCTGTAGATCCGGCTACCGCATATGCAAAACGAATGATTGGAAATCCTACACCGGAACAGATTGAAAAAATCCGGGTACAGTTAGGATTTGACAAGCCTCTGATTGTGCAGTATGGGCGCTGGGCAGCAGACCTGCTTCATTTCGATCTTGGAACCTCCCTGGCAAACGGACATGATGTCTGGACCGATATTGCAACAGCCTTTCCTAAAACCCTGGGAATCGTTTTTCTGGCTTCCGTCTTTCAAATTATTTTTATTACAGTCATAAGCTGTTCTGCTTTTTTATTGCCGTGGCAGATCCCTAAGTCGGGGGTAAGGGCCATCTGTATTTTAGGAGTATCCATTCCTTCCTTTTATTTGGCCACTGTGTATCTGGACTATTTTGCTGTCCAAAAATCGCTGATTTCTGTGGCGGGTAATACAACCTTTCTAAGCTATCTCTCGCCCGCAATTTGTATTGGTGTATTTGGTGCATCTTTTTATACACCGATGCTGATGGATGCCCTGGAGCATGAAAGCAATGAGGATTATGCGTTCTATACCCGATGCCGCGGTCTTTCAGAACGCAGGCTTTTGTTCTTTCACCTTCTTCCGCGCGCAGCGGTAGGGCTGATCCCCAATTTCCTTCAAAGCATAGGACTGGCACTGGCGAATGCAACCATAGTTGAGCAGATTTTCTCCATTCCCGGATTTGGATACTTAATAGTCAATCATGTACTGGACCGTGATACACCAATGATACACGCGGAAGTGTTCTTCCTCGCTCTGGCAATAGCCCTATG is a genomic window of Lacrimispora sphenoides containing:
- a CDS encoding ATP-binding protein, with the translated sequence MERKKPMKLQTMLSLFVIAVVFVSIAIIISFVASWMTRSIEKEAKTNVMNVAELVAHSSEVIGALGKKDTLVIASYVDMQLKNLELVDYITVADNQGIRYSHPNPQMIGKAFEGGDEYRVVRLGETYVSEATGTMGKSLRAFAPIYDEHHQEIGFVSVGTLIARIEKAKHVAVFYIMLIGFGGLSAGSVGAFLLAKHIKKMLLGLEPDEIAKLYHEKMGILDAIHEGLVAIDQEGRITLMNDSALQILGFNKDEMKDQVIGRGIEEIIPNTRMTNILSTKQAEFDDEQRLHDTLIVTNRIPIMNRGQVIGVIASFRDKTEITKLAEELTGVKKLAWSLRAQNHEFMNKLHTIAGLIQLEEYEEALQFISDVARIRTEMSHILTDHIKDSAVSALLLSKYNKAEECRIKLTIDESSRLNKLPCGMNSQDLGSVIGNLIENSLDEVKNDGTGRIDIKIAEEKQFLTVRIKDNGKGIPPELHEKIFEQGFSTKEGQRGCGLFIVKKIIEEYGGSIHLTSEEGAQWDITIPMERREEFDWSHDCGR
- a CDS encoding response regulator codes for the protein MIGVMIVEDDPMVLEINSKFLRRVEGFILYKGVSNLEEAKKAMLSKKPDLILLDVYLPNENGMDFLKWIRSQEMNADIILITADKSIERIQEAFRYGVVDYLIKPFRFERFKEALLQFKDRYDSFKNSEMIEQKDLDRYLSGQIAAQSEADFTKGFNKYTYHAIWEKIEQGREAYYTAENLAEMLQIARVTVRRYLELMEKEEKIYKLVEYGKVGRPQHKYRKM
- a CDS encoding lactonase family protein, which encodes MYDITNCRHGYAVYSMTNNADENEIIAIRQKFNDDFTFIKAYKTGGQGTGTPIVDPLGSQGSIVISDDGHFLFVVNAGSNNISSFKITRSGALILADVKPSGGFLPISLTTHRNLLYVANAGNGSSIASNVTGFHIDENGMLTEIIGSAKPLSSVNAKPTCIVINYNGKKIAVSEQNTNLISVFTVQQDGSLTGPILSNSSGPGPFGSVFLTNDILLVTEVGINALSSYKINHDGTLSVISPSVLNFQSATCWVSLSENGRFAYTSNAGGHTITTYEVERNGRLRVTNITYSTNDGSGAPIDSGICSNNLYVLNGNEGSISVFFTDRNGRLIRTEVIRDTPLPNLGSQGLAILCLPKRY
- a CDS encoding cysteine desulfurase family protein encodes the protein MIYLDYNATTPIDKKVYHAMLPYLESEFGNPSNGYELGLLAKGAVEKARKQVSELLGAKSSEILFTSCGSESNNAVIKGVAYTFRNKGKHIITSCIEHPSIMEPLSFLKKNGYKVTYLPVNRQGSVNPQDLRNAICEETILVSIMHSNNEVGTLQPIRELGGICRERDVLFHTDASQSIGKVDINVSRLPVDFLTLAGHKLYAPKGIGALFIRDGVEIESFLHGASQENGRRAGTENVPYIVALGEAAVQARNHLDQNDLMPIRDYFYNQLKEVFGSNIHLNGDPVHRLPNTLNVSFVGENGAQILAALPELCASTGSACHSGSKTISPVLAAMGVEEEIAFGAVRFSVGRYTTKQEIDYAMKLLKGYGFSIADC
- a CDS encoding helix-turn-helix domain-containing protein, translating into MNNKNFTDFFDPEVQKTASEAGCSIYRMQNETGEGVITRYQILPGIELFYNDFHMRDGQNKNKLPHPDVFEINHCREGRFECVFGNGDCQYVGAGDLSINRLTNETTSTTFPLSHYHGISITIDLNEAAETMKLVEHVLGGLHIDLHQITERLCRKDTCFVLRGHSNIEHIFSELYKVTPKMAARYLKVKVLELFMFLNDVQVDEYPEERRYFSKNQVQVIKKMQKYMTSDLQIHHTLQELSKKFDIPLTSMKVCFKGIYGCSIYSYMKSYRMQAAKILLRDTTASITEIAMKMGYDNPSKFSEVFKKEFGELPSEFRKTLSK
- a CDS encoding ABC transporter permease, translated to MKQDMRKYILGKLIELIITLLFVTLLSFLLMRLSAVDPATAYAKRMIGNPTPEQIEKIRVQLGFDKPLIVQYGRWAADLLHFDLGTSLANGHDVWTDIATAFPKTLGIVFLASVFQIIFITVISCSAFLLPWQIPKSGVRAICILGVSIPSFYLATVYLDYFAVQKSLISVAGNTTFLSYLSPAICIGVFGASFYTPMLMDALEHESNEDYAFYTRCRGLSERRLLFFHLLPRAAVGLIPNFLQSIGLALANATIVEQIFSIPGFGYLIVNHVLDRDTPMIHAEVFFLALAIALCNIGADLIQWGIGRKKEVA